One genomic window of Monodelphis domestica isolate mMonDom1 chromosome 1, mMonDom1.pri, whole genome shotgun sequence includes the following:
- the LOC100018804 gene encoding ribulose-phosphate 3-epimerase-like, with amino-acid sequence MASGCKIGLSILSSDLACLGAECTRMLDSGTNYLHLDVMDGHFVPNITFGHPVVENLQKQLGQDPFFDMHMMVSRPEQWVKPMAIAEANQYTFHLEATENPGALIRENGMKVGLAIKPGTTVEYLAPWANQIDMALVMTVEPGFGGQKFMEDMMLKVHWLRTQFPSLDIEVDGGVGPDTIHKCAEAGANMIVSGSAIMRSKDPRSVINLLRNVCSEAAQKCSLD; translated from the coding sequence ATGGCGTCAGGCTGCAAAATTGGCCTCTCCATCCTCAGTAGCGACCTGGCCTGCCTGGGGGCCGAGTGCACCCGGATGCTGGATTCCGGGACCAACTATCTGCACCTGGATGTAATGGACGGGCATTTTGTTCCCAATATCACTTTTGGTCACCCTGTAGTAGAAAACCTTCAAAAGCAACTAGGCCAAGACCCATTCTTTGACATGCACATGATGGTTTCTAGACCAGAACAGTGGGTAAAGCCAATGGCTATAGCAGAAGCAAATCAATATACCTTTCATCTGGAAGCTACTGAGAACCCTGGAGCATTGATTCGAGAGAATGGGATGAAGGTTGGTCTTGCTATTAAACCAGGCACTACAGTTGAGTATTTGGCACCATGGGCCAATCAGATAGATATGGCCTTAGTCATGACGGTGGAACCTGGCTTTGGAGGGCAGAAGTTCATGGAAGACATGATGCTAAAGGTTCATTGGCTGAGGACCCAATTCCCCTCTCTGGATATTGAAGTAGATGGTGGAGTAGGTCCTGACACGATTCATAAATGTGCAGAGGCAGGAGCTAATATGATTGTGTCTGGTAGTGCTATCATGAGGAGCAAAGACCCCAGATCTGTCATCAATCTCCTGAGAAATGTTTGTTCAGAAGCTGCTCAGAAATGCTCTCTGGATTGA